The nucleotide sequence GGATTCGAACCAACGCATGGCGGAGTCAAAGTCCGCTGCCTTACCGCTTGGCTACACCCCATAGGCCGGCTCACTTCGACGCGCGTGCCAAAAAGCAAGCGCCGCCGGGGATCGGCGGCGCTGCTGCTGGACCGTGCCCGACGCTAGCGCGAGGCGATGAGACGCTTCGCCCCGACGTAGCGCGACGCCCAATACGACTCGGAGAGGTGGCTGACCATCACGCCGTGGCTCGAGCTGGCGTGGACGAACTCGCCGTGACCGAGATAGATGCCCACGTGCGATACGCCGCCGTAGGTATCGAAAAAGACCAGGTCGCCCGCACGCGGGCCGCCGACCGCCGGCCGCCCTGCGTCGTACTGCGCGTCGGCCGTCCGCGGCAGACCGATCCCGAGCATCGCAAAGACGTGCTGGACGAAGCCCGAGCAGTCGAAGCCCGACGAGGTCGTACCCCCGAAGACGTACGGCACGCCGAGGAAGCGCAGCGCGCTGCGGGTCAGCGCCGAGGCCATCTTCGAGGTGCGGACGATCACGTCGCCGGCGAAGCGTCCGATCCCGGCGCGATGGCGGGTGGGCGTCGTGACCATCAAATGGGAGGTCCAGACCTGGACGTCCGGGCTCAGCGTCTGGGCGTCTACCGCCCGCGAGGATCCGGTGAAATCTAGCTGGGGTGCGTAAGTGGGTGCGTCGGCTCGGGCAATGCCGATAGAGCCGGCGATTAAGAGGGCAAATGCCACTACAGCTAATGAATGACGCAAGAAACCGCTCCTCTTTCGCGACACTTGCGGGGTTAGTTGACGGGTTCGGGCGGAAAAGAGTCGCCCTAGGGCCGACCGGCCCACTCACCCCTACCGGGGAATCCCCCGCTCGGGACTCTCGTCCCGACTCAGTGACCTTGTTCAGGTATCCGCGGGCGGTTCGGCGGCACGCCGAGACGCCCTTCCTGGGAACTTCTCAATTGTCTGATTCCCG is from Candidatus Binatia bacterium and encodes:
- a CDS encoding C40 family peptidase, producing the protein MVTTPTRHRAGIGRFAGDVIVRTSKMASALTRSALRFLGVPYVFGGTTSSGFDCSGFVQHVFAMLGIGLPRTADAQYDAGRPAVGGPRAGDLVFFDTYGGVSHVGIYLGHGEFVHASSSHGVMVSHLSESYWASRYVGAKRLIASR